The following DNA comes from cyanobiont of Ornithocercus magnificus.
GCCTTGGCTACTTAGACGAGCCTTGAGGTCCTTGTCATCAAACCCATAACCGGCTAGCACCTCGTTAAACCCTCCTACTGCCTCAAAAGCAGTGCGATGCATTAGGAACTGGCCAATTCGACCGTTAGGACCACTACCAAACCAACAGATACTAGCCCCGCGCATTATTAGGTCTGACGGGTCAAAACTCCCGGGCCAGCAATCAGCATCTAGCTTCAGCAACCAACTACTTTTGGCAAGACGGGCTGCAAGATTATAGGCACGACAAAGATTCCAGGATGTCTCCCCTTCTACTCGCTGCAGGACAATCCGGGAGTCACTAGGAAGTTCTTCACGACGCACAGGCTCACGACTACTCCAGTCAATGAGCAGATGTTCATGATGATAAGGCCAATCTGCAATGCGGGCAATAGAGCTCAGTAGATGCTGCTTTCGGTTCATGCAGACTGTGACAATAGCGAGTTTCATGGCCCTAGGCTCTAGCGCGGCAGTTTTCTTCGTTGTGCTTTGCCCACAGCTTGAAGTGCCTCAAGAGCTACTAACTGACACTGAGTACGGGCAGCATAGGTATGTTCTGATGCTAGAGTTAGGCGAGTAGAAAGTGGTGGACCACCTCCTGTTATAGCTGTATCTAGTGCAAGGCTAAATGTTGCCGTTGTAGGCTTACACAAGAGAGCTACATCACTAAATTTTTTTAGGGAGTCGATATAAGTCGCTACTACTGGAAGACCTGCAGCTAGATATTCAAAGAACTTCATTGGAAACATAGCTTTGGTATAGGGTGTTAGTCGCAAGGGTAACCAGCCACACGAAAACCCAGCGCAGTAATTAGGAAGTGAACTGTAGGGCCGCCAGCCTAATAAATATACATTTGGCTCAGCATCAAGTGGCTGAGTATCTGTGTGAATTTCTCCTTCACCAGTAGGGCCAATAAACACAAAAGACCAATAAGGATGACAATTAGCTAAAGCAGCTATTAGTGCAAAATCAAGTTTGTAGCTGCTAACGGCACCTATAAAGCCAATGCGTGGCTCTGGTATTTCTTTAAGGTCATCTGGTATAGATGAAACCGCCATAGCTTTAGAAAAGTGACCTTGATCAGCTACGTTTGGGTCATAGCGGATACGCTGAGACCAAGTTTCCAGCTGACGCTGTAGCTGTGGGGAAGTAACTAGCACCTGATCAACTAGACCACAAAGTCTGCGCTCTTCCACAGCTATTAGCCTGCTCGGCATACAAGGCTGTTCTTGCAAAGCATCAACCGCGTGATATATAGTCACGCGGAAATCTTTGAGGTTTAGCAAGTGCGCAGCAAGTGGATTAAAAGTCCACAGCCATGGGTCTTGAAAGTGTAGTAAGCGCCGGTTAATGTAAAGGCCTATATGTAAGCTGAGGCGGTTCACGATAAGACCGATGCCCATAAAACCACCTGGAATTACAAGTGGCGACCATACCCAAAGATCTGGCTTTACAGAACGAGGTGGGCGTAGACCATACCAAAGTCTTTTCAAAGTGCGCTGCAAATCGCGCATCGTGGGTTGGATGTTACGAAGTCCTAGAGAATTGATGTAGAGAACACGGTGTCCTGCTTTAACAAGTGCAGTGGCAACATGTTGTTTGTTAGTCCAGAGTGGGTGATCCCAGTCTGCAGTAGCTAGTAAAACAATATCAGCCATGTTGCAATTTAACTAGTTCCCGGAACGAGTCGGATTGACACTGGAGTTCATCAAAAGTTCCTGAAGCAATAGTACGCCCTTGACTGAATTGGTAAATGCAATCGCAGTAGCGGATTGTGGATAAGCGATGAGCTATAATAACTGTAGTATAGTAACGGCCAATCAACCCTAGAGATTCCATCACATTGCTCTCTGTTTTATTATCTAAGGCACTAGTGGCTTCGTCTAGCACCAAGACACGCGCACGCTTGTAGAATGCCCGGGCTAGAGCTAAGCGCTGGCGCTGGCCGCCTGAAAGATGCATTCCATTCTCGCCAACACGTGTAAAAGCACCGTAGGGCAGTTCAGAAACGAAGTCAGCTAGTTGGGCCATTTCTAGACAGCTCCAGAGTGCATCCTCATTTATGGCATCATCACTAATACCAAAAGCAACATTTGCCCGTATGCTTGTATCGAGAAGCATTATATTCTGGGGAACGAAGGCACAACACTGCTGCCATGCCTGTATTTCTTTGTTGTGGAGTGGAACACCATCGAGCAGGAGCTGACCACTCTTTGGCCTTAATAATCCTAGAAGCAAATGGGCAGCAGTAGTCTTACCACCACCTGTAGCGCCTACTAGAGCTATACGAGCACCAACCGGAATTGTCAGGGAAACGTTCTGGAGAGCACAGTCTTGATCTGCAAAGTATTGATAAGAGACACCTTCAAGCTTAATCGTATACTGGGGCATAATTCCCTCTGGACTAAGAGCGCTTTGGGATAAGTCCAGCAATCTTTTAGGGGAGAGAGATAGAAGCTCGAGAGCATCATCCAAGTCAGGTAAAGAAGCCCGCAGGCGGTTAAGAGCTCGGAAAACAGCTTGGGTTGGAGTAGCAAGACGCAATGAGGCGAAAACAATACCTACAAGGGCAGGCAGAGCATCACGCACTTCGCTCTTGCCAGTGCTACTAAGCAATGGTGGTAGCAATCCAAGCGTAAAGAGCACGGTAACACCTGCGGGCTCGATCACAAAGCGTGGCAAGTCTGGGAGAATTTTGACCATTCTGTCGTAACGTTTACCTGCCATGCCAATATGTTTAAAGCGATTAAGAAAAAACTTTTCTGATGCATGAAGATGGATATCTCGGATTGAGCGAGTTGAATCGAGAAAAATTTCGTTTACTTGGCGCTTGTAGAGAAATTGTTGGCGAACCAAGAAGCGCATATGTGGAGTTATCAATAGTGAAGCCACGGAATAAGCAGCAACTAGCAAGAAAAACACTGCTAGGGCTATCCAGCCAAAAGTAGTAATCACACCAGATACCAGAATTAGTGCTGAGAGTGACTTGCTGCAGATAGTTAGTAGAGGCAGAATTACTCCATCAGAAACCTTACTAAGCACCCGATTTAGCCGGGTTAGTAGCGCCGCTGAGTTACTATTGTTAAAGTAATCAAAAGACTGGCATAAAAGATTGCTGTAGGTTTTGTTGCCAAGAGTACACCAGATTTTGGCACTAATATTTGCCTCAATCAACCTAGAGAGAAACCTTAAGCTTGCAGATATCCAGATCAGTATAATTAAGATTGCCGCAATCCAAAGATTGCGATCTAGAGCATCATTACTAAATACCTGCACAAAGGGTAGGTTATCAGATAACTTTGATTTGCTTAAAGATCCCACAAGTTTGGCAACCAAAC
Coding sequences within:
- a CDS encoding glycosyltransferase family 1 protein, with product MADIVLLATADWDHPLWTNKQHVATALVKAGHRVLYINSLGLRNIQPTMRDLQRTLKRLWYGLRPPRSVKPDLWVWSPLVIPGGFMGIGLIVNRLSLHIGLYINRRLLHFQDPWLWTFNPLAAHLLNLKDFRVTIYHAVDALQEQPCMPSRLIAVEERRLCGLVDQVLVTSPQLQRQLETWSQRIRYDPNVADQGHFSKAMAVSSIPDDLKEIPEPRIGFIGAVSSYKLDFALIAALANCHPYWSFVFIGPTGEGEIHTDTQPLDAEPNVYLLGWRPYSSLPNYCAGFSCGWLPLRLTPYTKAMFPMKFFEYLAAGLPVVATYIDSLKKFSDVALLCKPTTATFSLALDTAITGGGPPLSTRLTLASEHTYAARTQCQLVALEALQAVGKAQRRKLPR
- a CDS encoding ABC transporter ATP-binding protein, which translates into the protein MTERHEKRLCSISLPSVTLTRILQIFSYLPPSHFRGCWFLLAISSAVGLSDLVFVGLVAKLVGSLSKSKLSDNLPFVQVFSNDALDRNLWIAAILIILIWISASLRFLSRLIEANISAKIWCTLGNKTYSNLLCQSFDYFNNSNSAALLTRLNRVLSKVSDGVILPLLTICSKSLSALILVSGVITTFGWIALAVFFLLVAAYSVASLLITPHMRFLVRQQFLYKRQVNEIFLDSTRSIRDIHLHASEKFFLNRFKHIGMAGKRYDRMVKILPDLPRFVIEPAGVTVLFTLGLLPPLLSSTGKSEVRDALPALVGIVFASLRLATPTQAVFRALNRLRASLPDLDDALELLSLSPKRLLDLSQSALSPEGIMPQYTIKLEGVSYQYFADQDCALQNVSLTIPVGARIALVGATGGGKTTAAHLLLGLLRPKSGQLLLDGVPLHNKEIQAWQQCCAFVPQNIMLLDTSIRANVAFGISDDAINEDALWSCLEMAQLADFVSELPYGAFTRVGENGMHLSGGQRQRLALARAFYKRARVLVLDEATSALDNKTESNVMESLGLIGRYYTTVIIAHRLSTIRYCDCIYQFSQGRTIASGTFDELQCQSDSFRELVKLQHG